The following are from one region of the Achromobacter xylosoxidans genome:
- the rplR gene encoding 50S ribosomal protein L18, whose translation MDKKVSRLRRAVPTRRKINELRVHRLSIFRSNQHIYANIISPEGDRVLVSASTVEAEVRAQLAGQTGQGGNKAAASLVGKRVAEKAKAAGIELVAFDRSGFRYHGRVKALADAAREAGLKF comes from the coding sequence ATGGACAAAAAAGTTTCCCGTTTGCGTCGTGCGGTTCCGACCCGCCGGAAGATCAACGAGCTGCGCGTTCATCGCCTCTCGATTTTCCGCTCGAACCAGCACATCTACGCCAACATCATTTCGCCGGAAGGCGATCGCGTTCTGGTCAGCGCCTCGACGGTCGAAGCCGAAGTGCGCGCGCAACTGGCCGGCCAAACCGGCCAGGGCGGCAACAAAGCCGCTGCGTCGCTGGTTGGCAAGCGCGTGGCCGAAAAGGCCAAGGCTGCCGGTATCGAACTGGTCGCTTTCGATCGCTCGGGCTTTCGTTACCATGGCCGCGTGAAAGCGCTGGCCGATGCCGCGCGTGAAGCCGGCCTGAAGTTCTAA
- the rplF gene encoding 50S ribosomal protein L6, which produces MSRIAKYPVELPKGVEANIQQDQITVKGPLGSLTQALTGDVTIALDNGKLTFAAANDSRHANAMSGTVRALVANMVTGVSKGFERKLTLVGVGYRASIQGDAVKLQLGFSHDVLHQLPAGIKAECPTQTEIVIKGANKQVVGQMAAEIRAYREPEPYKGKGVRYSDERVVIKETKKK; this is translated from the coding sequence ATGTCACGTATCGCTAAGTATCCGGTCGAACTGCCCAAGGGTGTTGAAGCCAACATCCAGCAGGATCAGATCACCGTCAAGGGCCCGCTGGGCTCCCTGACCCAAGCCCTGACCGGCGACGTCACGATTGCGTTGGACAATGGCAAGCTCACGTTTGCCGCCGCCAACGACAGCCGTCACGCCAACGCCATGTCGGGTACCGTGCGCGCTCTGGTGGCCAACATGGTCACGGGCGTGAGCAAGGGCTTCGAGCGCAAGCTGACCCTGGTCGGCGTGGGTTACCGCGCATCGATCCAAGGCGACGCCGTTAAGCTGCAGCTCGGTTTCTCGCACGACGTTTTGCACCAGTTGCCGGCCGGTATCAAGGCCGAGTGCCCGACCCAGACGGAAATCGTCATCAAGGGCGCCAACAAGCAAGTCGTCGGTCAGATGGCCGCTGAAATCCGCGCGTACCGCGAACCCGAACCCTACAAGGGCAAGGGCGTGCGTTACTCGGACGAACGCGTCGTCATCAAAGAAACCAAGAAGAAATAA
- the rpsH gene encoding 30S ribosomal protein S8 yields MSMSDPIADMLTRIRNAQQVDKVTVSMPSSKLKAAIAAVLKDEGYIDSFEIKGTQAKPELEITLKYYAGRPVIERIERVSRPGLRIYKGRTSIPQVMNGLGVAIVSTSRGVMTDRKARANGVGGEVLCYVA; encoded by the coding sequence ATGAGCATGAGCGATCCCATCGCCGATATGCTGACCCGCATTCGCAATGCGCAGCAAGTGGACAAAGTTACGGTGAGCATGCCCTCCTCGAAGCTGAAGGCGGCCATTGCCGCTGTGCTGAAGGACGAAGGCTACATCGACAGCTTTGAAATCAAGGGCACCCAGGCCAAGCCTGAGCTCGAGATCACCCTGAAGTACTACGCTGGCCGTCCGGTCATCGAGCGCATCGAACGCGTTTCGCGCCCCGGTCTGCGTATCTACAAGGGCCGTACCAGCATTCCTCAGGTCATGAACGGCCTGGGCGTGGCTATCGTTTCGACCTCGCGCGGCGTCATGACCGACCGTAAGGCTCGCGCCAACGGCGTCGGCGGCGAAGTGCTGTGCTACGTGGCCTAA
- the rpsN gene encoding 30S ribosomal protein S14 — protein sequence MAKLSLINRDIKRAKLADKFAAKRAELKAIIDDQSKTDEERYQARLKLQQLPRNANPTRQRNRCVVTGRPRGVFRKFGLTRHKLREMAMKGEIPGITKASW from the coding sequence GTGGCTAAACTTTCCCTCATCAATCGCGACATCAAGCGCGCCAAGCTGGCTGACAAGTTCGCCGCCAAGCGCGCTGAGTTGAAGGCGATCATCGACGACCAGTCGAAGACCGACGAAGAACGTTACCAAGCTCGGCTCAAGCTGCAACAGCTGCCGCGCAATGCCAACCCGACGCGTCAACGTAACCGTTGCGTGGTCACCGGTCGTCCGCGCGGCGTGTTCCGCAAGTTCGGCCTGACGCGCCACAAACTGCGTGAAATGGCGATGAAGGGTGAAATCCCCGGCATCACCAAGGCCAGCTGGTAG
- the rplE gene encoding 50S ribosomal protein L5 has translation MSRLQDLYKSKVAADLQAKFGYKSTMEVPRITKITLNMGVSEAVSDKKVIEHAVGDLTKIAGQKPVVTKTKKAIAGFKIRENYPIGCMVTLRGQRMYEFLDRLVAVALPRVRDFRGISGRAFDGRGNYNIGVKEQIIFPEIEYDKIDALRGLNISITTTAKTDEEAKALLTAFSFPFRN, from the coding sequence ATGTCTCGTTTGCAAGATCTCTACAAGAGCAAGGTCGCTGCCGACCTGCAAGCCAAGTTTGGCTACAAGAGCACGATGGAAGTGCCGCGCATCACCAAGATCACCCTGAACATGGGTGTGTCGGAAGCGGTGTCGGACAAGAAAGTCATTGAGCACGCTGTTGGCGACCTGACCAAGATCGCCGGCCAGAAGCCCGTCGTGACGAAGACCAAGAAGGCTATCGCCGGGTTCAAGATCCGCGAAAACTACCCGATCGGTTGCATGGTCACGCTGCGCGGTCAACGCATGTACGAATTCCTGGATCGCCTGGTGGCGGTTGCGCTGCCTCGCGTGCGCGACTTCCGCGGCATCTCGGGTCGTGCGTTCGACGGCCGTGGCAACTACAACATCGGGGTGAAAGAGCAGATCATTTTCCCCGAAATCGAGTACGACAAGATCGACGCGCTGCGTGGGCTGAACATCAGCATCACCACCACCGCGAAGACCGACGAAGAAGCCAAGGCGCTGTTGACGGCCTTCAGCTTCCCGTTCCGTAACTAA
- the rplX gene encoding 50S ribosomal protein L24 — protein sequence MNNIRKGDEVIVLTGRDKKRRGTVLARVDADHVLVEGVNVVKKHVKANPMANNPGGIVEKTMPIHISNVALFNPATGRGDRVGVQEVEGRKVRVFRSNGAVVGAKA from the coding sequence ATGAACAACATTCGTAAAGGCGACGAAGTCATCGTCCTGACCGGCCGCGACAAGAAGCGTCGCGGTACCGTGCTGGCGCGCGTCGATGCCGACCACGTTCTGGTCGAAGGCGTCAACGTCGTCAAGAAGCACGTGAAAGCCAACCCGATGGCTAACAACCCGGGCGGGATTGTCGAAAAGACCATGCCGATTCACATCTCGAACGTCGCGCTGTTCAACCCGGCCACCGGCCGCGGCGACCGCGTGGGCGTGCAAGAAGTCGAAGGCCGCAAGGTTCGCGTGTTCCGTTCCAATGGTGCCGTTGTCGGCGCCAAGGCGTAA
- the rplN gene encoding 50S ribosomal protein L14: MIQMQTTLDVADNTGARHVMCIKVLGGSKRRYAGIGDIIKVSVKDAAPRGRVKKGEIYNAVVVRTAKGVRRKDGSLIRFGGNAAVLLNAKLEPIGTRIFGPVTRELRTEKFMKIVSLAPEVL; this comes from the coding sequence ATGATCCAAATGCAGACCACGCTGGATGTGGCCGATAACACTGGTGCGCGTCATGTCATGTGCATTAAGGTGCTCGGTGGCTCCAAGCGCCGTTATGCCGGTATCGGCGACATCATCAAGGTGAGCGTCAAAGATGCGGCTCCGCGCGGACGCGTCAAGAAAGGCGAAATTTACAATGCCGTGGTGGTTCGTACCGCCAAGGGCGTGCGCCGTAAAGACGGTTCGCTGATTCGTTTCGGTGGCAATGCCGCCGTGTTGCTCAACGCCAAGCTGGAGCCCATCGGCACCCGCATCTTCGGACCCGTTACGCGTGAACTGCGTACCGAGAAGTTCATGAAGATCGTGTCGTTGGCCCCGGAAGTGCTGTAA
- a CDS encoding aspartyl/asparaginyl beta-hydroxylase domain-containing protein codes for MDKMVHLWLSIGLIIVQPVDARPPSKPSFYSRVFFRFIDWLRNRIAQASLVGDRPIFDNSQFPWVAALEAEAPAIRAELAGLLSERQHLPAFHEISPDVGQITSDDQWKTFVFMGYGLRSERNLARCPATARALQGIPGIRTAFFSILEAGKRIPLHTGPYNGVLRLHLGLVVPEPAEQCWIEVGGERYSWREGRAVVFDDLYPHQVHNDTAGLRAVLFVDFERPCRVPVKWLNRLVLMAAPFTDEIRRGKANHDAWEKGYYRQK; via the coding sequence ATGGACAAAATGGTGCATCTTTGGCTGTCTATCGGGCTAATTATTGTGCAACCCGTCGATGCGCGTCCGCCCAGCAAGCCCAGTTTCTACTCGCGCGTCTTTTTCCGCTTCATAGACTGGTTGCGCAACCGCATCGCCCAGGCCTCGCTGGTCGGCGACCGTCCCATTTTCGACAACAGCCAGTTCCCCTGGGTCGCCGCGCTCGAGGCAGAAGCGCCCGCCATCCGCGCCGAGCTGGCCGGCCTGCTCTCCGAGCGCCAGCATCTGCCCGCCTTCCATGAGATCTCCCCCGACGTGGGCCAGATCACCTCGGACGATCAATGGAAGACCTTCGTCTTCATGGGCTACGGCCTGCGCTCCGAGCGCAATCTGGCGCGCTGCCCGGCGACTGCCCGGGCGCTGCAGGGAATCCCTGGTATCCGTACGGCGTTCTTCTCCATCCTGGAGGCCGGCAAGCGCATCCCCCTGCACACGGGTCCGTACAACGGCGTCCTGCGCCTGCACTTGGGACTGGTGGTGCCGGAACCGGCCGAGCAATGCTGGATCGAGGTCGGAGGTGAGCGTTACAGTTGGCGGGAAGGGCGGGCGGTGGTGTTCGACGACCTCTACCCGCATCAGGTCCACAACGACACCGCCGGACTGCGCGCCGTGCTCTTCGTGGACTTCGAGCGCCCCTGCCGCGTTCCGGTAAAATGGCTTAACCGCCTGGTGCTCATGGCCGCCCCGTTCACGGACGAGATCCGTCGCGGCAAGGCCAACCACGATGCCTGGGAAAAGGGCTACTACCGCCAGAAATAG